The following nucleotide sequence is from bacterium BMS3Abin14.
CAAATTCTCCTCGAAATCAAGCTCGAACACACGCAGGGGGTTCCGGGTATATTCGATGGGAGTGGCGATAGCGACAAGAGGCAGGACGATGTCGCATTTTCTGATGTGGTACTCGATCCATTCCCTGTGGATGGAGATGTCTCCTTCCGAAAAGTGAAAATCCGGCCTGTCCAGCAGCCGCTGGATGTACTTTGCGTGAAGGTCCATGCCATGGACCTCGTAGCGGCCGCTCTCGAGCAATCTCTCGCCAAGGGCGTTTCCGATAAAGCCGTCCGTACCCAGGATAAGGACCCTTTTCTTCCTGGAGGCTTCCACCCTTATTTTCGCGCTGGAGCCGAAGGACATTCCGATGGTGAGATACATCTCCCGGGCAAGCTGGGGGCCGGTCATGTACACGCCGCCTTCCTCCTGTCCGAAGTCAACGCGCACGGTTCCCTTTCCGCAGGCGACGACAAGGGGGTCGGTGGAGACGACGGTTCCAGCGGCCCTGTCGCCGGCGTTCCCGTTTGTTTCTGTAACAGTCCAGAAAAAGCATTTTCTGTCACCGGCGAATGAAAATGCCCCCGGGTATGGTCTGGTAACCGCCCTGACAAGGTTGCGAACGGCCACGGCGTCCAGGCTCCAGTTGATCTCGCCGTCCTCGGGGCGGCGCCCACCGAAGGAGGTCGCCTTTTCATGGTCCTGCGGGGTGCCCGAGGCCGTGCCGTCCTTGATCGCAGGCAGAACATCATCGAGCATGGCCGCCGCGGCGGCGGCCGCTTTCCCGTGCAGGGTCAGAGCTGTATCGTCGTTGTCGATCCGGATCTTCTGCCGGGCCACAATATTCCCTTCGTCGGGCCGTGCTGTCATGTAGTGGAGGGTGACGCCCGTTTCCTTCTCTCCGTTCACCAGCGCCCAGTTGATGGGAACCCGGCCCCTGTATTTAGGGAGGAGGGACCCGTGGAGGTTGAGGCAGCCCGACGGGGGGATGGCGAGGATTTCCGGTCCGACGATGTTCCGGTAGTAGAATGAGAAGATTATATCCGGCGCCAGTTCCCGGATTCTTTCGATCCAGAGGGGATGGTTGATGTCATCAGGGGCGTAGACCGGGATGTCCGTGGAGGCTGCCAGTTCCGCCACCGATCTGAACCAGATCGTCTCTTCGGGGTTGTCCCGGTGCGTGAAAACGGCCTGGATGGAAATGCCGTTGCGCAGCAGCGCTTCCACGCCCGTGCAGCCAATGTTGTGGTATCCGAGAACGACAGCCTTCATTGTTTACCTCCGATATTAAAGACAGTCCAGAGTCCAGGGTCCAGAGTCCAACGGGCGCGGTCAGGATATGGGTAACACTTTTAGCCTGTCATCGCGAACTTCTTATAATCCATCTTCGACAATCTTCCTCCCCCTTGAGGGGGGAGGATAAGAGGTGGGGCACCAAATGGCGGCCTATCACTATATTCTTCTTCCCCCTCGAGGGGGGAAGACTGAGATGGGGGTGAAACCGGGCGGAAGCGATCCCGTGGTGGCCGTAGGGCACCGTTAAGACCTTTTCAGCTTCCGTCTTCGTTCTTCGAACTTTGCCGCGACAGGCCGCACGAGATTGCCGCGATCACGCCGTTGGCGTGAC
It contains:
- the arnA gene encoding bifunctional polymyxin resistance protein ArnA, whose translation is MKAVVLGYHNIGCTGVEALLRNGISIQAVFTHRDNPEETIWFRSVAELAASTDIPVYAPDDINHPLWIERIRELAPDIIFSFYYRNIVGPEILAIPPSGCLNLHGSLLPKYRGRVPINWALVNGEKETGVTLHYMTARPDEGNIVARQKIRIDNDDTALTLHGKAAAAAAAMLDDVLPAIKDGTASGTPQDHEKATSFGGRRPEDGEINWSLDAVAVRNLVRAVTRPYPGAFSFAGDRKCFFWTVTETNGNAGDRAAGTVVSTDPLVVACGKGTVRVDFGQEEGGVYMTGPQLAREMYLTIGMSFGSSAKIRVEASRKKRVLILGTDGFIGNALGERLLESGRYEVHGMDLHAKYIQRLLDRPDFHFSEGDISIHREWIEYHIRKCDIVLPLVAIATPIEYTRNPLRVFELDFEENLRIVRYCVKYGKRILFPSTSEVYGMCEDDSFDEDNSRLITGPIRMQRWIYSCSKQLLDRVIWAYGQQRGLSFSLFRPFNWIGPRLDSLASARIGSSRAITQLILNLVEGTPIQLVDGGDQKRCFTDVSDGIECLFRMIENRDGRCDGKIINIGNPDNEASIRELAEMLVEAFEKHPMRSHFPPFAGYQELESRAFYGPGYQDVEHRKPSIRNAKRLLDWSPTVGIRQSVEETLDFFLTQVAEAQSG